From the Vallicoccus soli genome, the window GGCGGGTCCGGTCCCTGGTGCGCGAGGTCGGGCGCGTCCTCGTCGACGGCGAGGTGGCGGCCCGCGCCGTCGTGGGGGCCGACGGGGCGCACTCCGTCGTACGCCGGCTCGTCGGCGCGGGCGAGCCGGGCCGGGTCGCGCTGGCGCTGCGGGGGTACGCGCCGGTGGCGGCCGATGCCCCCGACGCGCAGGTCATCGCCTTCGGCCCCGGTGCGGGGCCGACGTACGCGTGGTCGTTCCCCGTCGGCGACGGGCGGGCCAACGTCGGGTACGGCACGGTCCTCGGGACGGGGCCCGCGCCCACGCGCCAGGGGCTGCTCGACGGGCTCGAGCGGCTCCTGCCCGGCGCCGGGGCCGGCGGACGGGACTGGCGCGCGCACCACCTGCCCCTCTCGTCGCACCGGCCGCGCCAGCCGGACGGCCCGGTGCTGCTCGCCGGCGACGCGCTGTCGCTCGTCAACCCCGTCACGGGCGAGGGGATCTACTACGCGGTGCTCTCCGGCGCCCTCGCCGGCGCCGCGGCGGTGCGGCCGGGCGACCCGGGGCGGGCGTACCGGCGGTCGTTGGACCGCGCGCTCGGCCGGCACCTGCGCCACACCGCCCTCGCCGCCCGGATCGTCGCGCGGCCCCGGCTCCTCGCCGCGGGCCTCGCCGCGTCGGGGCGCGACGGCCGCGCCTTCGACGACCTCGTCGAGCTCGGCCTCGGCGGCGGCACGCTCACGCCGCGGGTGCTCGGCGGGACGCTGCGGGCGCTCGTCCCCGGCTAGGGCTCGACGACCGCCACCGCGGCGTCGCGGCGCGGGTCGGCCGCCGCCTGCAGGGAGCCGTCGCCGCGGCGCAGCGCGGCCTGCACGCCGCCGAAGAACATCGACCGCGGGTCGTGCACCCGTACCCGGGCCGTGAGGCCCGCCGCCTCGGGCAGGTCGAGGTCGCGCTCGACGTGCAGGACCGTCCCGTCCGGCCCGGGCTGCACGTGCAGGCGGGGCAGCGCGATCGCCGTGTCGAGCGGCAGGCCGCCCATGAACCCGGCCACCGCCTGCGTGAGCGCCGTGGTGATGCGGTCGGCACCGGGCGACCCGATCGCGAGGACCGACCCGTCGGGGTGGCGCGCCACCGTCGGCGCCATGTTCGAGGGCAAGCGCTGTCCCGGGGACCAGCCGTGGAAGCCGCGCCGGTTGAGCTCCGGCTCTCCGAGGCAGTTGTTGAGCCAGAGGCCCGTACCGGGGGTCATCACGCCCGAGCCGTAGCCCGCCGACGCCGTCACCGCGCACGCCCCGCCCTCGGCGTCCACGACCGACACGTGGACCGTCGACCCGCTCCCGCGCACCGCCTCCACACCGCCGGGCAGCAGGTCGAGCAGGGCTAGGGCGGCGGCCGTGCGGTCCTCGGCGGCGTCGAGGTGCCTCACGCGGTGGGTGAGGACGGCCTCCTGGACCGCCGCGAGGCGCAGCCGGTCCTGCGGCGTCCAGTCCCCGCGCGGCCGGCCGTCGAGCAGCGCCAGCATCGCGGCGAGCGACACCCCGCCGATGGCCGGCGGAGGGTTGGTCGCGACGTCCCAGTCCCCCACCCGGACGTCGAGCGTCGGCGACACCGCCGGCTCGTACGCGGCGAGGTCGGCCGCCCCGAGCAGGCCGTCGTGCGCGGCCATGTCGGCGGCGACGAGCTCGGCGAGCCCGCCGGTGTAGAGGGTGCCCGGCCCCTCCTCGGACACCTGGTGCAGCGAGTCGGCCAGGTGCGCGATGCGCAGGCGCTCGCCCTCGACGACCGGCGAGCCGTCCGCGTGGTGCAGCGCCCGGCGGCTGTCGGGGTGCCAGCCGAAGACCGGCTCGCGGACGAAGCCCAGGTAGTACGCCGACGCCCCGCCCAGCGGGAAGCCCTCCTCGACCGCCTCGAGGACCGGTGCGACGACCTCGCGCCAGGGGGCGCGGCCGTAGCGGCGGTGCGCCTCCCCCAGCGCCGCCAGCGCGCCGGGCGTCGCCACCGACCCGTGGCCGATCGTCGTGGTGAGGCCGCCGCCGTACGCCGTCGTGACGTCGAAGGCGCCGCGGCCGAACGCCTCGGCCGGCTTGCCCCGCCCGGGCATCTCGACGTTGCCGTCCACCGTGACCGACGGCCCGTCGGCCGGCGCCACCGTGACGAAGGCACCGCCCGCGAGCGCGCAGATGCCGGGCTCGCACACCATCGCGACGAGCACCGCGGCGAGCGCAGCGTCCACGGCGTTGCCGCCCTGCGCGGCCAGGCGGGCGCCCGCCGCCGCCGCCAGCGCGTCGCTCGCGGCCACCGCCGCACCCGTGCCCATGGGGCGCGATCCTCTCAAGCGCCCGGGCTGCGCCATGAGGGGCACCCCCAGGCGGCGCGGTCCCCTGAGGGGCACCCTCAGCAGAGTCGAGCCTGCTGAGGGGCACCCTCAAGCGTCGGGGGCGCCTGAGGGGCACCCTCATGCGTCGGGTGCGCCTGAGGGGCACCCTCAGCAGAGTCGAGCCTGCTGAGGGGCACCCTCAAGCGTCGGGGCGCCTGAGGGGCACCCTCATGGGGCCGCGCTCAGGCGGTGGCGCCCCGGCGGGCGACGCGGCAGCCGGCCTCGCGCAGCACGAGCACCGCCCCGAGGGCGACGGCGGCGACGACGTGGCCGGCACCGCCGGCGGTCACCGCGGCGACGAGGGCG encodes:
- a CDS encoding NAD(P)/FAD-dependent oxidoreductase, translated to MGRVWDLVVVGAGPAGSAAALGALTARPRARVLLLDRADFPRDKPCGDGIAPHALDVLARLGVHGVVDGYRPVAGLRLAPPAGAPVAGRMARPAHVVPRRVLDARLVAAATARGAVLERRRVRSLVREVGRVLVDGEVAARAVVGADGAHSVVRRLVGAGEPGRVALALRGYAPVAADAPDAQVIAFGPGAGPTYAWSFPVGDGRANVGYGTVLGTGPAPTRQGLLDGLERLLPGAGAGGRDWRAHHLPLSSHRPRQPDGPVLLAGDALSLVNPVTGEGIYYAVLSGALAGAAAVRPGDPGRAYRRSLDRALGRHLRHTALAARIVARPRLLAAGLAASGRDGRAFDDLVELGLGGGTLTPRVLGGTLRALVPG
- a CDS encoding gamma-glutamyltransferase; this translates as MGTGAAVAASDALAAAAGARLAAQGGNAVDAALAAVLVAMVCEPGICALAGGAFVTVAPADGPSVTVDGNVEMPGRGKPAEAFGRGAFDVTTAYGGGLTTTIGHGSVATPGALAALGEAHRRYGRAPWREVVAPVLEAVEEGFPLGGASAYYLGFVREPVFGWHPDSRRALHHADGSPVVEGERLRIAHLADSLHQVSEEGPGTLYTGGLAELVAADMAAHDGLLGAADLAAYEPAVSPTLDVRVGDWDVATNPPPAIGGVSLAAMLALLDGRPRGDWTPQDRLRLAAVQEAVLTHRVRHLDAAEDRTAAALALLDLLPGGVEAVRGSGSTVHVSVVDAEGGACAVTASAGYGSGVMTPGTGLWLNNCLGEPELNRRGFHGWSPGQRLPSNMAPTVARHPDGSVLAIGSPGADRITTALTQAVAGFMGGLPLDTAIALPRLHVQPGPDGTVLHVERDLDLPEAAGLTARVRVHDPRSMFFGGVQAALRRGDGSLQAAADPRRDAAVAVVEP